CCCGGACGGGGCCGGGAGATTCACGAGGGGGTGGGACATGGACGTGCTCGCGCTGCCGACCGCCGGACGCCGACGACGGGGCGGACGCCGGGAGGCGGCCCTGACGCCGCCCGATGCCCGCCCCCGCGCGACCATGCGGTCAGCCGACCCCCGGACCCGCCGAGCCGGACAGGGCCTCCAGGTCGCTCTTGCGGACCCGGATCACCAGCCATGCCGTGGCCAGGGCGAGTACGGCCATCGCGGCGGCCGGGATGAAGGCCGCCGATATGCCCTGCGCCAGGACGTCGTGCCCCCACGGCGCCGGCAGCTGCTGCGTCTGGGCGAACTCGGCCTTCTGCTCCGGCGAGCCGTTGGCGAGGAAGTCCGGCACCTGCTTCTCGGCCTCGTCCCTGCTGGCCGTGCCGAAGACCGTGGTCAGGATGGCCAGGCCGATCGATCCGCCCACCTGCTGCATGGCGTTGAGCAGACCGGAGGCGGCGCCCGCTTCGTGCTGGGCGACCCCGGAGACCGCGGTCAGCGTCAGCGTCACGAAGTTCAGGCCCATGCCGAAGCCGAAGATCAGCATCGGCCCCAGCACGCCGCCGACATAGGAGCTGTCGGAGCTGATGAGGGCCTGCCAGCCGAGTCCCACCGCGGCGAGCGTCGAGCCCACGATCATGAACGGCTTGGGTCCGAGGACCGGCAGGAACCGCTGCGAGATGCCCGCGCCGAGCGCGATCACCACCGTGACCGGCAGGAAGGCCAGCCCCGCCTCGATGGGGGTGTAGCCCAGCACGTTCTGGACGAACAGCACGATGTAGAAGAACATGCCGAACATCGCCGCGGCCAGGCTGAGCATGATCACGTACGTGCCCGAGCGGTTGCGGTCGGCGAACATCCGCAGCGGGGTGATCGGCTCCTTGGCCCGCGACTCGATGAACGCGAAGGACAGCAGCAGCACCACGGCCGCCACGAAGGAACCGATGGTCAGGCTGTCCCGCCAGCCGTCGTCCGCGGCGCGGATGAAGCCGTAGACGAGGGAGGCCATACCCGCCGTCGAGGTCACCGCCCCGGTGATGTCGAAGCGGCCGGAGTGCCGCTCGGACTCACTGATGTACATCGGGGTGAGCACCGCGATCAGCACGCCGATCGGCACGTTGACGAAGAGCACCCAACGCCAGTCCAGCCACTCGGTCAGCATGCCGCCGGCCAGCAGACCGATGGCGCCACCACCCGCGGACACGGCCGCGAAGACACCGAAGGCCCGGTTGCGTTCCGGGCCCTCGGGGAACGTGGTGGTTATGAGGGCGAGCGACGTGGGCGAGGCGATAGCGCCTCCCACACCTTGCAGGACGCGCGCCGCCAGCAGTTGCCAGGGTTCCTGGGCGAAGCCGCCGAGCAGCGAGGCGAAGGTGAACAGCAGGATGCCGGTCATGAAGACCCGGCGCCTGCCGAGGATGTCACCGGCTCGGCCACCGAGCAGGAGCAGGCCGCCGAAGGTGAGCGTGTAGGCGCTGACGACCCAGGTGAGGTCGGTTGTGCTGAACTTGAGCGCGTCTTGAATGTGCGGGAGTGCGATGTTCACAATCGTCGCGTCGAGTACCACCATGAGCTGGCAGGCCGCGATGACGGTGAGCGCGATGCCGGGATGCCCCTCCCGGCGGGCCGCTCCCGGCTTCTGGTCACGGATCAGAGATGAGGTTGTCACTGTGTGTCCCCCACGAATCACTTAGTGAACGCCCGCGTTCACTGTTGCGCCAACGTTAGTGACTCGCGGACAGTGAACGCAACCGTTCACTTGTGGCGTCGTCGTGTGTCCCGTCCCCCTTGTGGCCGCGCGGCGCTTCCCCCGCCCCCGAAAACCGCTGCACTCGCTTACTGGAGACCCGCGACATGGTTGCTTCGAACTGGGCGGCCGCCTCTGCCCAGACGTCCTCGCGGCGGCGTGGAGCCGTCCTCGAACGCGCGATCCTCGACGCCGCGCTGGAGCAACTCGGCACCGTCGGCTGGAATGGCCTCACGATGGAGGGTGTCGCCGCCGGCGCCCAGACCGGCAAGGCGGCGGTCTACCGGCGCTGGCCGTCCAAGGAGGACCTCGTCGCCGACGCGCTGCGGTCCGGGCTGCCGCGCTTCGACACGGTGCCCGACCTCGGAAGCGTGCGCGAGGACCTGCTGGCGCTGTGTCGCAGGGCGCGCGACGCGATGTACTCCCGGCCGGGGTTCGCCCTTCGCTCGGTCATTCACGAATGCGACAGCGCACAGGCCGAGCGCTTCCACACGGTGATCTTCAAGGGCGTGGTCGAGCCAACGCTCGAGATGCTCCGCGAGGTAATCAACCGTGGAATAGAGCGGGGAGAGGTCAGGCGCGACGCGGCCAACGGATACGTCTTCGACGCCATCCCGGCGATGATGATGTACCGATCCAAGATTTGTGCAAGTGAATGGCCGGACCTGGAGCTGGAGGAAATGATCGACCAGTTGATGGTCCCGCTGCTGCGGCCCGACGGCGCCTGATCCTCGCCGTGGAGGGCCCCGGGCCCGTTTGGGGAACCGGGGTGTCGCCGGTGGTTCCCAGCGGCGTACGCTAGGTGCGCCATGCCGTACGAACCACCCACTCACACCGTCGAGCGCTCCCTTCGCGCCACGACCGGAGCGAAGATCATTGCCGGTGTCGACGAGGTGGGGCGCGGTGCGTGGGCCGGTCCCGTGACCGTCTGCGCCGCGATCACCGGACTGCGCCGGCCCCCGGCCGGTCTCACCGACTCCAAGCTGCTCACCATCAAGCGACGCACCGAACTCGCCGTCGAGTTGCGGACCTGGGTCACCTCCTACGCCCTGGGGCACGCCTCTCCCGAGGAGATCGACGCCATGGGGATGACCGCCGCGCTGCGACTGGCGGCGGTACGCGCCCTGGAGACCCTGCCGGTCCGCCCCGACGCCGTCATCCTCGACGGCAAGCACGACTATCTCGGGGCGCCTTGGCGGGTCCGTACGGTGATCAAGGGTGACCAGTCCTGTGTGGCCGTTGCCGCGGCTTCGGTCCTGGCCAAGGTCCAGCGCGACAAAATGATGGCCGAACTGGGCATCGACCATGCAGACTTCGCCTTCGCGGACAACGCCGGGTATCCGTCACCCGTGCACCGGGCCGCGCTGGAGGAGCGGGGGCCCACCCCGTACCACCGGTTGTCGTGGGCGTATCTTGATGCGCTGCCCCAGTGGCGGCATCTCAAGAAGGTCCGCAGTTGGGTGGAGGGAAGCGTTCCGGAAATCGAGGGTCAGCTCGGATTCGATTTCTGACGGTTCCGCTCGCAGGCATGTGCCACCCGCCGACGCGAGCCGCACCAACGTTTGATAAATATCAGCTCATGCCTCTCATTCCCGAGGAGCCTCAGATTCACGAGAAGGCCCAGGGTCCCCGCGCCACTCCGGCCAGCGGCCGCACCGCGTCGACCCCTCGCCCCGTACCCGGCCCCCGTCCCGCGGCCCCGCCGCGCCCCGGTCGTCCCGGCCCGGTGCGGCCGACCGCGCCGGCGCAACGCGCGCCACGCGACACGACCACCACCAAGCCCGGACCCCCGGGTCCGGCAGCCCCGGCCGCTCCGGCCGCCCAAGCCGCTCCGGCGGCGAACGCGGCCACCGTCGCGGCCCCGCAGATCCAGCTGATCCCGGCCACCCCCGACGGCGCGCTCGACGCCGCCGAAGAGGCCGTGGACCTGCTGCTGGACTCGGGTCGTACCCCCGGTGACGTGCTGGTGCTCACCACCGGCGAACCGCACCCGTGGGCCGCCCACGAACTGTCCTTCGGCGACGCCGCCTACTGGGCGCAGCACGACGCGGGCGACGACGTCTTCTACGCGGACGCCGCCGTCGCGGAGCGTGCGGCCTCGCGGGCCGTGGTCGTGGTCGCGGTCAACGGCGGCCCCGAAGCGGCTGCCGCCCGTGCCCTCGGCGTGGCCCACTCCCGGGCCGGTGCCCTGATGATCGTCTGCGGGGACCCGCAGCGGATCAACTCGGTGCTGGGCGCGGGCGTCTGAGCCGTTTCCGCCGCGTGCGGCGGACGTGGGTCAGGGGTACTGGCACGGTGGTCGCTGCGGCGTGCGCCTGTGCTTCCGCCCCTGGGCCGACCAGGGTTGCATCGGTGCGGACCGCCGTGGTGTGCCTGCTCGGCGCACCGCGGCGGTAACACCGCGGTGGGACCCCCGCGCCCGCCGAAGCGCCGTGGTGTGTCCGTGGCGCTCAGCGAGCCGCCGCGCGGCGCAGAACCTCCGAGGCGACACCGCCTGTGCGAGGTGGCGGGGGAGGCGTCTCCGACGTGGCGAAGGGCTCCGGCGCCGACGCGGCGTTGGGCCGGCGCCCGCCGCGGCCCTCGCCGAGGACCTGCCACCCGTCCCGGGTCAGCGTGATGTACGCGCCGCAGCGCAGCCCGTGCAATGTACAGGCGTCCCGCAGCCCCCACATCCACGCACCGTCCTCCTCCGTCCAACGCGCGTCGCCGTCACGGCAGTAGAGCAGCACGGCGGTGCGCACCGGTGCGCGGCGCCGCAGATCGTGCGGGATGACGCGGCGCAACTGCGAGAGCAGCGCGTTGCGGAACATCCAGCCGTCCGCCGGTGACCGGCGACTGGTGAACGAGGCACTGGCGCGCAGCCGTTCGTCCGGATCGAGTACGGCCACGATCGCGGTCGCCGGCCTGGGGCGGTGCCGCGAGTGGAGGCCGCTGACGACCTCCCGCGGATTGCGCAGCAGCGGAATTCCGGCGGCGGCCCACTCCGCCGGTTCGAGCAGGCGAGTGGCGGAAGCGGCGGACGAGGAAAACGAGGCGGCGGAGGACGGAGCGAATCCGAAGGTCACGTTCCTCCCTTCGGCTACGCGCCCACACTGCGGGCAGGGGTCGGATTCGGGGAGCGCGCACCGCAGTGAAGCCCTGCCGGATCACGGCCGGGCCGTGCGGGGAGCGGACTTCAATTCTTCCTGTCGAACTTGGATGCGGCAACGAGCAATTGGGACCGACGACCGTTATCTGCTGATGCGCGTCCTATATCCCTACCCGGAGTGCCGCGGGGTGACGCCTGGGACGCGGCAGGCGCGCGGCGCGCGCGATCACCCCTGCACCGCCAGGAC
The Streptomyces sp. NBC_01723 genome window above contains:
- a CDS encoding ribonuclease HII is translated as MPYEPPTHTVERSLRATTGAKIIAGVDEVGRGAWAGPVTVCAAITGLRRPPAGLTDSKLLTIKRRTELAVELRTWVTSYALGHASPEEIDAMGMTAALRLAAVRALETLPVRPDAVILDGKHDYLGAPWRVRTVIKGDQSCVAVAAASVLAKVQRDKMMAELGIDHADFAFADNAGYPSPVHRAALEERGPTPYHRLSWAYLDALPQWRHLKKVRSWVEGSVPEIEGQLGFDF
- a CDS encoding MFS transporter, producing MTTSSLIRDQKPGAARREGHPGIALTVIAACQLMVVLDATIVNIALPHIQDALKFSTTDLTWVVSAYTLTFGGLLLLGGRAGDILGRRRVFMTGILLFTFASLLGGFAQEPWQLLAARVLQGVGGAIASPTSLALITTTFPEGPERNRAFGVFAAVSAGGGAIGLLAGGMLTEWLDWRWVLFVNVPIGVLIAVLTPMYISESERHSGRFDITGAVTSTAGMASLVYGFIRAADDGWRDSLTIGSFVAAVVLLLSFAFIESRAKEPITPLRMFADRNRSGTYVIMLSLAAAMFGMFFYIVLFVQNVLGYTPIEAGLAFLPVTVVIALGAGISQRFLPVLGPKPFMIVGSTLAAVGLGWQALISSDSSYVGGVLGPMLIFGFGMGLNFVTLTLTAVSGVAQHEAGAASGLLNAMQQVGGSIGLAILTTVFGTASRDEAEKQVPDFLANGSPEQKAEFAQTQQLPAPWGHDVLAQGISAAFIPAAAMAVLALATAWLVIRVRKSDLEALSGSAGPGVG
- a CDS encoding TetR/AcrR family transcriptional regulator, producing MVASNWAAASAQTSSRRRGAVLERAILDAALEQLGTVGWNGLTMEGVAAGAQTGKAAVYRRWPSKEDLVADALRSGLPRFDTVPDLGSVREDLLALCRRARDAMYSRPGFALRSVIHECDSAQAERFHTVIFKGVVEPTLEMLREVINRGIERGEVRRDAANGYVFDAIPAMMMYRSKICASEWPDLELEEMIDQLMVPLLRPDGA